A DNA window from Armatimonadota bacterium contains the following coding sequences:
- a CDS encoding type IV secretion system DNA-binding domain-containing protein — MNASGYVFLVLWSAYGIFVIQKLMEFDKVKYSLPASAISNPLLLIASWFLSPLLYVLVIRAVFPQEYALFRGKVKGNEVEPTAKVDEETFETEVPIYDGPKTWDKHRALIFDAKLEAIPQLYGMGVTAPIHIFNPFDERAVAWDMSKDITEPATAKQIASIFIPEEKNASQPFFADASRQLLEGVMVAFILTRPGDWTFRDILVTLKSDKLLAGVLSSTPVTQHLVETYLANDRESRSVMATLASKVGSFDVVAALWEKAERKLSLKDWLESESILVLGHDEAYRSSLDILNRVIFKRLVELLLSGPSTKTGRTWFFLDEIKDAGNLDSLGALMNRGRSFGACVVLGLQDIEGFQESFGEKPAESILGLCATKVILRVDSTKTAKWSEEVFGKSETIELKDSASVGESNTEGSTDTKGTSYSKGYNKGTTRGKSGGQSSYSSSVTHSENWSDSESTATSQSTGQNLSISKSAEIATRDAVLASQFLSLPITSPAIGVNGYIAHHLGAARFQLLGFERMLAAESNREPRVKPRGSDDQYLQPWTEKESKPYLPKPKKPKEATSVSEPPAEPKTVASKPIADVMTVSRRYKPERFLPGSNPDNGIRRRN; from the coding sequence ATGAACGCATCGGGTTATGTGTTCCTTGTCTTGTGGTCTGCGTATGGCATATTTGTAATACAGAAGCTGATGGAATTTGACAAAGTCAAATACTCTCTCCCTGCTTCAGCGATATCAAATCCATTGCTTTTGATTGCGTCCTGGTTCCTCTCACCCCTACTGTATGTTCTCGTCATCAGGGCCGTGTTTCCACAAGAATACGCGCTTTTCCGGGGCAAAGTGAAGGGTAACGAGGTGGAGCCCACAGCCAAGGTAGATGAGGAAACTTTTGAGACAGAGGTGCCGATATACGATGGCCCGAAGACTTGGGACAAGCATAGAGCCCTAATTTTTGACGCAAAACTAGAGGCCATTCCCCAGCTATATGGAATGGGGGTAACGGCTCCAATCCACATCTTCAATCCTTTTGACGAAAGAGCAGTTGCATGGGACATGTCTAAGGACATTACTGAGCCCGCAACAGCCAAGCAAATCGCCTCCATCTTTATTCCCGAAGAGAAGAACGCATCGCAGCCATTTTTCGCGGACGCTTCCCGTCAATTGCTGGAAGGAGTGATGGTCGCCTTCATCCTTACAAGGCCGGGGGACTGGACTTTTCGAGACATCCTCGTCACGCTCAAATCAGACAAGCTACTTGCAGGTGTACTATCCTCTACCCCTGTTACGCAGCATCTGGTCGAAACTTATCTAGCCAATGACCGGGAGTCGCGCAGTGTCATGGCGACACTCGCCTCCAAGGTGGGTTCATTCGACGTGGTTGCAGCTCTCTGGGAGAAGGCTGAGAGAAAGCTCAGCCTCAAAGACTGGCTGGAATCCGAGTCGATTCTTGTACTCGGGCATGACGAGGCCTATAGGTCAAGTCTCGACATTCTGAACCGAGTCATCTTCAAAAGACTGGTCGAGCTGCTTCTTTCAGGCCCGTCGACAAAGACTGGGCGGACATGGTTCTTCCTAGATGAAATCAAAGACGCTGGGAACTTGGACTCGCTGGGAGCTCTGATGAACAGAGGGCGGTCATTTGGAGCGTGCGTGGTTCTTGGCCTTCAAGATATTGAAGGCTTTCAAGAATCTTTTGGAGAAAAGCCCGCCGAGTCCATCCTGGGACTATGCGCTACGAAAGTGATTTTGAGGGTCGATAGCACGAAGACGGCAAAGTGGTCCGAGGAGGTATTCGGTAAGTCTGAGACTATCGAGCTGAAGGACAGTGCATCGGTAGGAGAATCCAATACCGAGGGTTCGACGGACACGAAGGGTACTTCGTATTCAAAGGGCTACAACAAAGGGACAACTCGTGGCAAGTCAGGCGGTCAGTCTTCGTATTCAAGCAGCGTAACTCATTCGGAAAACTGGTCGGACTCAGAGAGTACAGCGACGTCACAGAGCACTGGGCAGAATCTCTCTATCAGTAAATCGGCTGAAATTGCTACGCGCGACGCAGTTCTTGCCTCACAGTTTCTCTCCTTGCCGATAACTTCGCCAGCTATAGGTGTAAACGGATACATTGCGCACCACCTTGGGGCAGCAAGATTCCAACTACTAGGATTCGAGAGGATGTTGGCTGCCGAATCAAACCGAGAGCCTCGCGTCAAACCAAGAGGAAGTGATGACCAATATCTCCAACCCTGGACTGAGAAAGAGTCGAAGCCCTACCTCCCAAAACCTAAAAAGCCCAAAGAGGCTACGAGTGTTTCAGAGCCCCCTGCTGAACCGAAGACGGTGGCTTCTAAGCCGATTGCCGACGTAATGACCGTAAGCCGCAGGTACAAGCCTGAACGATTCTTGCCCGGCTCTAATCCTGACAACGGAATTCGGAGGAGAAACTAG
- the mobF gene encoding MobF family relaxase, translated as MLSVSVMSGGQASYYLSLAREDYYVAGGEPPGKWYGKGAELLGLTGTVEGRQLYNLFDGRSGDGSTLLVQLQRKDGELNHRPGWDLTFSVPKSVSVLWSQLGLDDRVLIQNAHDQAVKKALDYLQDNAIETRRGKSGSQLERGEMVVALFEHSTSRALDPQLHTHALLMNVCVRADGSTGTVSSLDVFLSKMAAGAIYRLELATILSHQLGVPVHAVKNWFEVSGVSDELIAEFSKRRAEIESLLKEKGLSSAEASAVAAIETRAAKELISRVLLGEEWRETGDKFSWSESEAAGLLRSVRLKRSPETALKEVLAESVKDLTFSQAHFTERDFVRAAAEMGQVSGLYVDELLEGTHYFLQSSEEIVRLGRHRGEERFTTKGMLELEQRLLSAADALFSNEEHVVTQDVMVRVLGRNEGLSLEQSQAVWHIAHSTGALAIVSGIAGTGKTTMLKAAKEAWEAAGFIVDGTALAGKAARQLGKDAEMDTNTIASLIRRAQNGTLKLTSKTILVVDEAGMVATPELEWLARMCQTSGAKLVLIGDAKQLQPIGPGAPFMELGARYGQAELVHIYRQKDEWAVNTVMNLRAGKSKEALEEFVKQGLVRVTETRDEAMSALINDWAEDKQPISKTLLLAGTRADKHKLNHLAQAKRLENGELGDVEVKIAGETFRVGDRLIFKRKYATLQVVNGERGTLVDYDQDRNGASVRLDTGERITFDIDAMHHVELGYASTTHGGQGATTNATYVLAGGPMQDRELSYVQGSRAEFFTRFYMTRMESGDEMEKIAREMARSRQKEMASTVIRLAEQRQNEITRGS; from the coding sequence GTGCTCAGCGTAAGTGTTATGTCCGGCGGCCAGGCGAGCTACTACCTAAGCCTTGCCAGAGAGGACTACTATGTGGCAGGCGGCGAGCCACCGGGAAAGTGGTACGGAAAGGGAGCCGAACTACTCGGATTGACTGGCACCGTTGAGGGGCGACAACTCTACAATCTTTTCGATGGCCGGAGCGGTGACGGCTCAACTCTTCTCGTTCAGTTGCAGAGAAAGGACGGAGAACTGAACCACAGGCCGGGATGGGATTTGACATTTTCCGTGCCGAAATCTGTTTCCGTGCTCTGGTCTCAACTTGGCCTCGATGACCGGGTTCTCATCCAAAACGCTCACGACCAGGCGGTAAAGAAGGCACTCGATTATCTCCAGGACAACGCCATAGAAACGAGACGGGGCAAGAGTGGCTCACAGTTGGAGCGGGGCGAAATGGTGGTCGCTCTCTTTGAGCACTCGACGTCTCGGGCGCTCGACCCCCAACTCCACACCCACGCATTGCTCATGAATGTCTGCGTTAGGGCAGATGGGTCGACGGGCACCGTCAGTTCCCTTGATGTATTTCTATCGAAGATGGCCGCTGGAGCCATCTATCGATTAGAACTCGCCACAATTCTTTCTCACCAACTTGGGGTTCCGGTTCACGCGGTTAAGAACTGGTTTGAAGTGTCCGGCGTTTCCGATGAGCTTATAGCGGAGTTCAGCAAGCGTCGAGCGGAAATCGAGTCGCTTCTCAAAGAGAAGGGGCTGTCGAGCGCTGAGGCCTCCGCCGTTGCCGCAATAGAAACACGCGCAGCAAAGGAACTCATTTCTCGCGTGTTACTTGGAGAGGAGTGGAGGGAAACAGGAGACAAGTTTTCGTGGTCGGAATCAGAGGCCGCTGGTCTGCTGAGGTCCGTAAGGCTAAAGCGAAGTCCTGAAACGGCATTGAAAGAGGTTCTCGCAGAATCCGTGAAAGACTTGACCTTCAGCCAAGCCCACTTCACTGAACGAGATTTTGTTCGCGCCGCTGCTGAGATGGGACAAGTTTCCGGGCTCTATGTTGATGAACTGCTCGAAGGCACCCATTACTTTTTGCAATCCAGTGAAGAGATTGTCCGGCTCGGAAGACACCGTGGAGAAGAGAGGTTCACGACGAAAGGCATGCTGGAGCTAGAACAAAGGCTCCTATCGGCAGCCGATGCGCTCTTTTCGAATGAAGAGCATGTGGTCACCCAGGACGTGATGGTGCGAGTCTTAGGAAGGAACGAAGGGTTATCGCTTGAGCAATCGCAGGCTGTTTGGCACATCGCTCACTCGACAGGCGCACTCGCGATAGTGTCGGGCATCGCAGGCACCGGAAAGACAACCATGCTCAAAGCCGCTAAGGAGGCTTGGGAGGCGGCCGGGTTCATCGTTGATGGAACGGCACTTGCGGGGAAAGCTGCGAGGCAATTGGGGAAAGACGCGGAGATGGACACCAATACGATAGCGAGTCTGATTCGCCGTGCTCAAAACGGGACTCTTAAACTGACGTCGAAAACGATTCTCGTCGTTGACGAAGCGGGAATGGTTGCGACTCCCGAACTAGAATGGCTTGCCCGAATGTGCCAAACAAGCGGAGCGAAACTCGTCCTAATTGGTGACGCCAAGCAACTCCAACCGATTGGCCCTGGTGCCCCCTTCATGGAACTTGGGGCAAGATATGGCCAGGCTGAACTCGTTCACATCTATAGGCAAAAAGATGAATGGGCAGTGAATACAGTCATGAACCTTAGGGCAGGGAAGTCGAAGGAGGCTCTTGAAGAGTTTGTTAAGCAGGGGCTAGTGCGCGTTACCGAGACAAGAGATGAGGCCATGAGTGCCCTTATCAACGACTGGGCAGAGGATAAGCAGCCAATTTCCAAGACTTTGCTCCTCGCCGGAACTCGAGCCGACAAGCACAAACTCAATCACCTTGCCCAGGCCAAGCGTCTGGAAAATGGAGAACTTGGTGATGTTGAGGTGAAGATTGCGGGTGAGACTTTTCGCGTGGGAGACCGACTCATTTTCAAGCGCAAATACGCCACGCTGCAAGTCGTAAATGGTGAGCGCGGCACTCTTGTCGACTACGACCAGGATAGAAACGGCGCGAGTGTGAGACTCGATACGGGCGAGCGAATCACTTTCGACATCGACGCCATGCATCATGTCGAACTCGGCTATGCCAGTACGACTCACGGAGGGCAGGGAGCCACGACGAATGCAACCTATGTTCTCGCCGGTGGTCCCATGCAAGATAGGGAACTCTCCTATGTGCAGGGTTCACGGGCAGAATTCTTCACTCGGTTCTACATGACGCGGATGGAATCAGGAGACGAAATGGAAAAAATCGCTCGGGAAATGGCACGGTCGAGACAGAAAGAAATGGCCTCGACGGTCATCAGGCTTGCAGAGCAAAGACAAAACGAAATCACCCGAGGGAGCTAA
- a CDS encoding helix-turn-helix domain-containing protein: protein MNKEQAAEFLGVSIRTLERLVASGRLKAGRALKKTRPVVVFEQSDVESLKTELDNVRPAEVFRRLNTEKKKDAIGFRLDPFYIKKLEEEGAKSGLSSGEYARRLVIRGLDTTNEIQALKGSLAHMFFLILVTKMGATEEEADEIVKSLG, encoded by the coding sequence ATGAATAAGGAGCAGGCAGCTGAGTTTCTTGGCGTCAGCATCCGGACGCTCGAGAGACTTGTCGCATCCGGCAGGCTCAAAGCAGGCCGGGCGCTGAAGAAGACGCGGCCCGTTGTCGTATTCGAACAGTCCGACGTTGAGTCGCTCAAAACCGAGCTCGATAACGTGCGTCCAGCGGAAGTGTTCAGACGTCTGAACACCGAGAAAAAGAAGGACGCTATTGGGTTTCGACTCGACCCTTTTTACATCAAGAAGCTCGAAGAAGAGGGTGCGAAATCAGGGCTTAGCTCCGGAGAATATGCGCGGCGTCTCGTCATTAGGGGGCTCGATACAACCAACGAAATTCAGGCTCTGAAGGGCTCGCTCGCCCACATGTTTTTTCTCATTCTCGTCACCAAAATGGGAGCAACAGAGGAGGAGGCTGATGAAATTGTCAAGAGCCTCGGATAG
- a CDS encoding ParB/RepB/Spo0J family partition protein, producing the protein MARLKQRLAEAATGNESQADALLKEGNERFARVPIEVIEPDPDQPRKNIGDIEELKASIAEHGIIQPIVVSPFGSETFRIIAGERRFSAAKALGMATVPAIIRTVDEHRRLEVQIIENIHRQELSPLEEAFAYRRLMDEFQLSQRQLAERIGKSAAGVNQMLRILSLPEDLLQSVQTSEQLSRSVLLEIAKQDSEEGARALWQAAISGEKVTVKTARAKKANADSESPKPKTKIPLKTKNATLTLVFEQDSVSPQDVVDALSQALREAKLALKASALSAPESAESAAPTAE; encoded by the coding sequence ATGGCCCGCCTAAAACAAAGACTCGCCGAAGCCGCTACTGGAAATGAATCGCAAGCGGATGCCCTTTTGAAAGAGGGGAACGAGCGATTCGCGCGGGTGCCCATCGAAGTCATCGAACCGGACCCTGACCAGCCTCGAAAGAACATCGGAGACATCGAGGAGCTGAAAGCTTCGATTGCCGAGCACGGAATTATCCAGCCCATCGTAGTGTCTCCATTTGGTTCAGAGACTTTCCGTATCATCGCGGGCGAGAGGCGCTTCTCCGCCGCGAAGGCGTTGGGGATGGCAACTGTGCCAGCCATCATCCGGACGGTCGATGAGCATAGGCGGCTCGAAGTCCAGATTATCGAAAACATCCATCGCCAGGAGCTCAGCCCCCTGGAGGAGGCGTTTGCCTATCGCCGCCTGATGGACGAGTTTCAGTTGTCGCAAAGGCAGCTCGCAGAAAGGATTGGAAAATCGGCGGCGGGGGTAAATCAGATGCTCCGGATTCTGAGTCTTCCAGAAGACCTTTTGCAAAGTGTTCAGACGTCTGAACAGCTCTCTCGGTCAGTGCTTTTAGAGATTGCAAAGCAGGATTCTGAGGAGGGCGCAAGGGCTCTCTGGCAAGCCGCTATTAGCGGCGAAAAAGTCACCGTCAAGACTGCCAGAGCGAAGAAAGCTAATGCCGACAGCGAGTCTCCAAAGCCCAAGACTAAGATTCCACTCAAGACAAAAAACGCCACTCTCACACTCGTGTTCGAGCAGGACTCCGTCTCGCCACAAGACGTCGTAGACGCTCTCTCGCAAGCACTCCGAGAGGCTAAGCTCGCCCTGAAGGCGAGCGCGCTATCAGCCCCAGAATCAGCAGAATCAGCCGCTCCAACAGCAGAATAA
- a CDS encoding AAA family ATPase, with the protein MSQTIAVINHKGGVGKTTTAVNLAAGMARHGHKVLLVDLDPQGNATYGLGVDFDPGESNSIAQVLLGPDVTLESVILDTEEPNLKLVPADIRLAHTAVQLNAAVFRETRLSKALATVPQFDYIIIDAQPTLDLLPVNAIYAADKLLIPTELTGYALCGLSDLMSTLKVTKNGGDYDWRIVLTKMTGHGEDRQFHATKYLEGFSDRILKSRIRHTEAIPRSQIETEDEDPIPVILQKTYSRGAQDYRALVKEILEIWPA; encoded by the coding sequence ATGAGCCAAACCATTGCAGTCATCAATCATAAAGGGGGAGTCGGGAAGACCACCACAGCCGTCAATCTAGCGGCAGGAATGGCTCGCCACGGCCACAAAGTGCTCCTGGTAGACCTTGACCCGCAAGGCAATGCTACTTATGGCTTAGGAGTCGATTTTGACCCAGGCGAATCAAACTCCATTGCTCAGGTTCTTCTTGGCCCAGACGTTACGCTTGAGTCGGTCATCCTCGATACTGAGGAGCCGAATCTCAAACTCGTGCCCGCCGATATCCGGCTTGCTCATACGGCGGTTCAGCTCAATGCGGCCGTGTTCCGAGAAACCAGGCTATCCAAGGCACTTGCAACCGTGCCGCAGTTCGATTACATCATCATCGATGCCCAGCCGACGCTCGACCTGCTTCCGGTGAACGCCATCTATGCCGCCGACAAGCTTTTGATTCCAACGGAGCTCACGGGTTATGCCCTTTGCGGACTGAGTGACCTCATGTCAACTCTGAAAGTCACCAAGAACGGTGGAGACTACGATTGGCGGATTGTGCTTACGAAGATGACCGGCCATGGTGAAGACCGGCAGTTCCACGCGACCAAATACCTTGAAGGTTTCTCCGACCGGATTTTGAAGAGCCGGATTCGGCACACGGAAGCGATTCCAAGAAGCCAAATTGAGACGGAGGATGAAGACCCCATTCCGGTGATTCTTCAAAAGACGTACAGCCGGGGCGCTCAAGACTACCGGGCACTCGTAAAGGAGATACTTGAAATATGGCCCGCCTAA